A window of the Helianthus annuus cultivar XRQ/B chromosome 4, HanXRQr2.0-SUNRISE, whole genome shotgun sequence genome harbors these coding sequences:
- the LOC110936784 gene encoding CRIB domain-containing protein RIC3 produces MATKVKGFFKGLKNISDIFDEEEEPEIQIGMPTDVKHVAHIGADGPATESPSWMKDFNGGRSQSGPMESSGNKEGIKNHRSTRSEIFTRDVPDVSKTSRHRRRRSMDNSSDSSDSQSSTKSNPRRHRIRRSREKGNLPDIPKRSRRKKSKDDDGSTRSKDSESLSREPHFDL; encoded by the exons ATGGCTACCAAGGTCAAAGGCTTCTTTAAAGGCCTCAAAAACATCTCAGATATTTTCG atgaagaagaggaaCCAGAAATACAGATCGGTATGCCCACGGATGTGAAGCATGTTGCTCATATCGGTGCTGATGGACCTGCCACTGAATCTCCCAGCTGG ATGAAGGATTTTAACGGAGGACGAAGTCAATCAGGACCAATGGAGAGCTCTGGTAACAAAGAAG GTATAAAAAACCATAGGAGCACTCGAAGTGAAATATTCACAAGAGACGTTCCAGATGTGTCCAAAACATCTAGACATCGTCGTCGTCGCTCAATGGACAATTCTTCAGATTCTTCTGATTCCCAGTCATCAACCAAATCGAATCCTAGGAGACACAGGATCCGAAGGTCCCGCGAGAAAGGGAACTTGCCAGACATCCCCAAGAGATCAAGGCGAAAGAAATCAAAGGACGATGATGGGTCAACAAGATCAAAAGATAGTGAATCTTTGAGCCGTGAACCCCATTTTGATCTTTAA